The DNA window TCCCGGACCCCTGGGTCCCCTGGTGCAAATTGGGACTGGGAGAAACCAGCTGCAAAACTGGGGGAAAGCAGTTggaaaaaggggcatcgagggctGGGAACCGGCCGCAAACTGGGAATGGGGACGCGGGACTGGGAACGGGGGTGCCAAAAACTGGGAACCAGCCGAAACTGGGAACCAGCTGCAAACTGGGAATGCGGGCGTGGGACTGGGAACGGGGGGTGCCAAAAACCAGGAACCAGCCAAAACTGGGAACCAGCCGCAAACTGGGAATGGGGACACGGGACTGGGAACGGGGGTGCCAAAAACTGGGAACCAGCCGCAAACTGGGAACCAGCTGCAAACTGGGAATGCGGGCGTGGGACTGGGAACGGGGGGTGCCAAAAACTGGGAACCAGCCAAAACTGGGAACCAGCCGCAAACTGGGAATGGGGACACGGGACTGGGAACGGGGGTGCCAAAAACCGGGAACCAGCCGCAAACTGGGAACCAGCCGCAAACTGGGAATGGGGACACGGGACTGGGAACAGGGGTGCCAAAAACCAGGAACCAGCCGCAAACTGGGAACCAGCCGCAAACTGGGAATGGGGGCGTGGGACTGGGAGCGGGGGGCGCTGAAAACTGGGAACCAGCCGCAAACTGGGAATGGGGACGTGGGACCGGGAACAGGGGTGCCAAAAACCGGGAACCAGCTGCAAACCGGGAACCAGCTGCAAACTGGGAATGGGGCACGGGACTGGGAACGGGGGGCGCCGAAAACCGGGAACCAGCTGCAAACTGGGAATGGGGACGCGGGACTGGGAACGGGGACACGGGACTGGGAACGGGGGGTGCCAAAAACCAGGAACCAGCCGCAAACTGGGAACCAGCCGCAAACTGGGAATGGGGACGCGGGACTGGGAACGGGGGGGGGCGCTGAAAACTGGGAACCAGCCGAAAACCGGGAACCAGCCGCAAACTGGGAACCGGCCGCAAACTGGGAATGGGGACATGGGACTGGGCACAGGGCACCGCAAACTGGGAGCCAGCCGCAAACCGGGAACCGGCTGCAGACTGGGAATGGGGATGTGGGACTGGGCACGGTGGTGCCGCAAACTGGGAACCAGCCGCAAACCGGGAACTGGCCACAGACTGGGAACCAGCCGCAAACTGGGAATGGGGACGTGGGAGTGGGCACAGGGGTGCCAAAAACCGGGAACCAGCCGCAAACTGGGCTTGGTGGAGCGGGAGCGGGCGGCACACGGGAAAGCTGCTGGGAACCGCTCCCTGCGAACTGGAGCCGACGCCGGCCCGGCCTCCGCAGCCCCCGGGTTGGGGTTATTGGGCAGAAACTGGAGCAAATCGGCTGCGACCCGCTggggttttcttccctctttcttcccccgCGAAGGAAGCGGGGACAAACCGGggctttttccacctttttttttatttcccggCCCGTCTCCTCCGCCCCAATCCCCCCCCACGAccacagggcggggggggggggctgcaaaaAACCGGGGCTGAAGTCGCCCATTTCCAGCGTTTGCGTCCcaataaacaacttttttttgccccaaaccgccctttttttcgtttttttttgttttttttgggttttttttgtagcaggAACGCGGGTGCAAACACGGTGGGGGCAGGATCCGCTCCAGGAGGGTGCTGATGcgcagctccccccccccacccccccagggcAAGTGAATAAATACAAAGCAGCCAAaaactgcggggggggggggggcggcacagAAAAACGGCGTCTGAAGGGGCAGTGAGCAATCCCGACCCCGGGGGGGGCATTAACTGGATTTTAATCCCCCCTCCGGGGCGTCTTCGATCccatggggggtgggggttggtgGTGTTAATCCCCCTGAAGGGGTTTTAATtctcctggggggggggtgtttaaTCCTCCCAAAGGGGATTATTTAATATTCCTGGGGGAGTTTAATCCTCTTGAAGGGAATTTAATCATCCAGGGGAGGGAAATAAGCGTCCTGGCAGGGATTAAGTATTCcagggcggggaggcggggggggggcatttAAACCTCCCAAGGGGCTCTTAatcctgtgggaggggagggtAATCCTCGGGGGTGGGATTTAATCTTCCTGGGGGTGTTAATCCTCCTCGGGAGTTTTTAATCCTCCTGGCGGGGCTTAatcccccccccggggtgggtTTGACATTCCTGGGAGGATGTTAATCCCCTGGGGGGGTGGATTTGAGTCTCTtgttgagggggggggggtggatttAAACCTCCCCGGGGGCTTTTAATCTTCTGGAAGGGCAGTTAATCTTTCCGGGGGGTGGAATTTAATCTTCCTAGGGGAGGTTAAACCTCCCAGGGGGCTTTTAATCCTTGGGGGGGAGGGGTTAATCGCCCCTGGGGGGGGCTTAATTCTCCTGGGGGGGGACCTGATCCTCCTGGGGGGCGTTGTTTAATGTCCCCTGAGGGGGGGGGGCTTAATTCCCCTGGGGAGGGTCTGATCCTCCTGGGGGGAGGTTAATGCCCCCAGGGTGGGTTAAATTCTCCTGGGGGGGTGTCTGATCCTCCTAGGGGGAGTTTAACCCTCCCCGGGTGGGTTTaacgcccccccccccgttgGTTTCTTACCCCTCCGTGAAGCGGTTCCAACTTCCCCCAGGGGGAGGGATTTTCCCACCCCATCACCGAGTGTGcgccgggggggcgcggggagatGATGACAAgggcccccccccgaccccccctggcccccccccagcctgtcacTTCTCGGGGGGTTCCTCGGGGACGATCTCCACCTCCAGGCGCCCGACGTACAGGGAGAGGGCGCAgagccagagcagggccagcagcgcggcggcggcggcgttggCGGCGGCCGTGGGCGCCGGCAGCATCATGGGCCGGCGCAGCAGCACCAGGTTTACCAGGTACGACCCCGCCCCGTAGGACACGCACAGGCCCCCCAGGAtgaaaaagcctggaaaaaaaaaaaaaaaaaaggaaaaatgaactccccccccaaaaaaaaaccaccccctgTCGTTAGAATATTCCGGCGGGGGAAGGGAtttcccgccccccgccccaaggCTGGCGGGGGTTTTTTTTCGCTATTGTGACGAGGAATGGGAAAACGGGGCAAAATCTGGCAAAATGAGGGGCCCCCAAAGGGACACCGACCCTAAAATGGAAGAAATGGccccaaaacctccccaaaatgggcagccgggggggtgggggtggggcggagggggtgctggggatttggggggaggttggttggttttggggttcaGGTagggggctgggcggggggggggggggctgtccccagggacgGGTGGGTGCCCCGGGCAGGGAGAGCGTCCCCAGAgcgggtgtccccccccctcaccgTAGGCGGCGTCGCGGCCGGTGTCGCTCTGGACGTAGGAGATGACGCCGACGCCGGTGGCCAGGAGCCCGTTACGGAACCAGGAGAGGAG is part of the Rissa tridactyla isolate bRisTri1 chromosome 27, bRisTri1.patW.cur.20221130, whole genome shotgun sequence genome and encodes:
- the TMEM160 gene encoding transmembrane protein 160; the encoded protein is MGWWGGAGRAAAAALRRLRGPRYSLGRAPPPPAASDLERADAWLLRKALEGGLLSWFRNGLLATGVGVISYVQSDTGRDAAYGFFILGGLCVSYGAGSYLVNLVLLRRPMMLPAPTAAANAAAAALLALLWLCALSLYVGRLEVEIVPEEPPEK